Within Salvia splendens isolate huo1 chromosome 21, SspV2, whole genome shotgun sequence, the genomic segment CTAAATCAAGAGAGgaaatgaagtgtgttttaacttttaatttgAATTGAAATCAAGCATTATAAAATCTAAAATCGTTAATTAGTtgataattaatcaaaatttcGTACCATGAGATGTATATGTAGATAATATAAAGTAGTAGTATTGAATTTATCAACATAgcaataatattattgtttatatgatctaattatttttcaaaaagtcTAAACCTTTACAAATGGAATTGTTGAATGaccatttattttaatatgcaGGTAAAGAATTCACCTTTCATGGATGCACTATTATCGGACATATGCATCGGCACCTCCGCCGCGCCAACCTTCTTTCCGGCCCATCATTTCACAAACTCCGATGCCTCCGGCCAGTCCCGGGATTTCCATCTCATCGACGGAGGTGTAGCTGCTAACAACCCGGTATATACTTATTACTCCTTTCGTCCTAGCTAGTTGTCATATGTTActtaaatcattttcttttccaCGACAAAAAAACATTACATTTAATcttcttattctattttttattttattttatttcttatttctcTCTCGcactttattctctttacattatatccaatttttcttttatcttcaATGATCAACTAAACTACGGTCTAAAACtggaaatttttttattcttaagACATTAGTAGCAATAAGAGAAGCCATGAAAGAAACGATGAGAAACTTCCCAGATTACTTCCCGGTTCGGCCGCTCAACTTCGACAAATTGCTAGTGATCTCACTGGGCACCGGCACCGACAAGGAAGAGCAGAAATACACGGCGGAGCAGGCGGCAAAATGGGGCATCTTCAGCTGGTTGGTTCAGGGGAATTCCTCACCGGTGATCGACATTTACAACCAGTCCAGTAAAGATATGGTCGACTACTTCTTACAAGTCGTTTTCCAGTCACTTCAATCCGAAGATAACTACCTCCGCGTTCAAGtaaatactctcttcgtccatcATTAAATATCTgatttttccaaaaatggacattgttaataaaataatctcatttcaACTTTTCTATTTCCACTGACTCGTTCAATTAtcatttactattattataaaattaatataaaaatgagactcgTATTCTAATAGTGTACTTTTCACGTAGGAAGAGACGCTGACGGGGTCAGCCTCCTCGATTGATGTTACGACGAAGGCGAATTTGGATGAGTTGGTGAGAATTGGGGAGAATCTGTTGGGCAAGCCAGCTTCTAGGGTTAATTTGCAAACCGGAAGGTCCGAGCCTATACCTAATGGAGGCACAAATCAGGAAGCTCTGATCAAGTAATAACATATATTTtctcatattaatatatttgaatTAAACTTATTTTTGGCAGCttatcttaatttattttattcgtaTATTAATTGCAGGTTTGCAATAATGTTATCTGATGAACAGAAGATCCGAAGGTCCAGCTCACAAACAGCAGAATAAATTATAAGTAAATCATGATGAAGATATTTAATTGTAATGATGTTATTCTTTCTTGTATTAGTAAGAAAAGTTCATAATAATGTACTCCAATAAAATAAACTCTCTGATGTATTATCGTATTTCGTATAGATTTTTGGTTGTgtgaataaatttttatttactaGCCATTTAGGACACTACTTTGTTTGTTCTTTGAATTTCATGGGATTTGTCGCGTGAAATTAAGCGACAtaattttctccattttaaAAATCACGATTTCGAAAATCGAATGTACAGTGTTTATTAGTATATCGTTctgtttaaaaattaaaaagacagTAGTAATAAAAAGTAATCGTTGGGTATAAATCCTTTCTATATTTGGGAAtaggaaaaaatagaaataatatattaatgttTTTCCAACTCTATTGAATTTTTTAGAGTGACGtggaaataaatttataaaaataataatatgaacAATAactatattgaaataaaaataattgtataaacataaaataaataatgctaatataaattaaaaaagaacgATGCATATACAATATACTATCAAACATAACAAAATAAAGGTAGACGTATTTAACATATGGTCCCCTACATTCCGGTCCATCTCCATCATCATTAATCTATGATGATTTTATGGCCACGCCTATTTTTACACCAATTATTGCCTTCTCTTCTCTGTCGGGTCATTTTCATAAGTAGTTTG encodes:
- the LOC121783772 gene encoding patatin-like protein 1 isoform X1, producing MALASSSSFRKVLPPTNGRLITILSIDGGGIRGIIPAKILEFLESELQKLDGEDARIVDYFDVIAGTSTGGLMTTMLVAPDANNRPLYAAKDIAPFYVNNGPKIFPQPFGSFGSTFAQLGGPKYNGKYLHKLLRDGLGESRLHDTLTNVVIPTFDIKLMQPTIFSSYEVKNSPFMDALLSDICIGTSAAPTFFPAHHFTNSDASGQSRDFHLIDGGVAANNPTLVAIREAMKETMRNFPDYFPVRPLNFDKLLVISLGTGTDKEEQKYTAEQAAKWGIFSWLVQGNSSPVIDIYNQSSKDMVDYFLQVVFQSLQSEDNYLRVQEETLTGSASSIDVTTKANLDELVRIGENLLGKPASRVNLQTGRSEPIPNGGTNQEALIKFAIMLSDEQKIRRSSSQTAE